TGGCTTCTTTCTCCGACATCTCGCCTTTCTTAGGCTGCTGCTGCTGCTGCTGCTGATTCTGTTGGTCTTGCTGATTTTGTTGCTGTTTTTGTTCCTGCTGTTTTTGTTCCTGCTGTTGTTGGTCCTGTTTTTGTTTATCCTGTTGGTTTTGCTTGTCTTGCTGCTGCTGCTGCTGGTCTTTTTCGTCCTGTTTATCTTTATCGCATTCGCTATTCTGTTCTTGCTGTTGCTGCTGTTGTTGTTCCAAGCGAACTTTTGACAGCTCGTAATTGAATTTTGCTTCCTGCATAGATGGGTCATTTATCAGCGCATTTTTAAATGCCTCCATCGCCTTGGCATAGTCCCGGCCTTTGAATAGCGAATTTCCCAAATTATAATAAGCAGCGCTTTTAGATTCGTCTTTTGCTGTAATTGCAGATTGAGAAAACTTTTCGGCGGCTTTGGCAAAGTCATCGCTTTTATACAGCGCCGCGCCGTAATTAAATGATGCCTGGGGATCATCCGGATTTAGTACCTCCGCTTGATGAAACTGACCAGCCGCATCCTGATATTTTTCAGCCTCGTAATTCTTTTGCCCGCTATTCATATGACTGCGGTAATCTTGGGCAAATGCCGAGGAGGTTATGATAACTGCGAATATGACAATTAATTTGCTATACACGATTCCTCCTCTCGCTTAAAAACATCGCCGCTATAATAAATATAATACCGGGTATAAGGAAGTACTGAAATTTTTCATCATACAGTCGGCGGAAATTTCCCTCTGTTTCCCCTTTTTCCATACGCTTAATTTTCTTGATTATCGACTGCAATTCCTGTTCGCCCGGCGTTGAACGATAGGAGGCGCCGCCGGAAGCCGCGGCTATCTCCTGAAGTAGTGATTCGTTTAATTTTGAAATAACAGTTTCATCATTATCATCTTTTTTATAGCCCGCGATTGAACCATCAGGCTCGAGCTGTGGAATAGGTTCGCCCTGAGCTGTACCCACGCCGACAGTAAATATCCTGAATTGATCGCGATATTTTTCTGCCGCCGCTACCGGGTCTTCCTCATGAGTTTCGCCATCGGTAAAAATTACCATAACTTTATCAGCCTCACTCTCGACAGAAAAACTTTCAGCCGCTTTCTCGATAGCTTTTTCAATATCGGTGCCCG
Above is a genomic segment from Candidatus Zixiibacteriota bacterium containing:
- a CDS encoding tetratricopeptide repeat protein: MYSKLIVIFAVIITSSAFAQDYRSHMNSGQKNYEAEKYQDAAGQFHQAEVLNPDDPQASFNYGAALYKSDDFAKAAEKFSQSAITAKDESKSAAYYNLGNSLFKGRDYAKAMEAFKNALINDPSMQEAKFNYELSKVRLEQQQQQQQEQNSECDKDKQDEKDQQQQQQDKQNQQDKQKQDQQQQEQKQQEQKQQQNQQDQQNQQQQQQQPKKGEMSEKEA
- a CDS encoding VWA domain-containing protein, producing the protein MRFLNQNMLYLLLLVPLFVVIFAIGSRVVNHRLRQLGGLQINKMVEKSFSGQRRRLKVILSLIGMTLMILALARPQYGSELIKIKSTGTEVMIALDVSLSMLAGDFYPNRLEKARREIITLAENLEGESIGLIVFSGQAFVQCPLTIDHSAFRMFLDVVDVGIISDTGTDIEKAIEKAAESFSVESEADKVMVIFTDGETHEEDPVAAAEKYRDQFRIFTVGVGTAQGEPIPQLEPDGSIAGYKKDDNDETVISKLNESLLQEIAAASGGASYRSTPGEQELQSIIKKIKRMEKGETEGNFRRLYDEKFQYFLIPGIIFIIAAMFLSERRNRV